From a region of the Deinococcus terrestris genome:
- a CDS encoding cob(I)yrinic acid a,c-diamide adenosyltransferase, with amino-acid sequence MKLYTKTGDGGSTGLYGADRVSKAHVRVEAYGTVDELNSAVGLARALEAGPLDPDLEYLQNALFDLGADLATRQESPYGQKLSRIDAQDVAHLEAMIDRYQEEAPPFTGFVHPGGTPAAAALHVARTVARRAEREVIRLAHEEEIGEHAQIYLNRVSDLLFVMARAANQAAGVGEHAWMVKGRR; translated from the coding sequence ATGAAGCTCTACACCAAGACGGGCGACGGCGGCTCCACCGGGCTGTACGGCGCCGACCGGGTCAGCAAGGCGCACGTGCGGGTCGAGGCCTACGGCACCGTGGACGAACTCAACTCGGCGGTGGGACTGGCGCGGGCGCTGGAGGCCGGGCCGCTGGACCCCGACCTGGAATACCTCCAGAACGCGCTGTTCGACCTCGGGGCCGACCTCGCCACCCGGCAGGAGAGTCCTTACGGCCAGAAACTCAGCCGCATCGACGCGCAGGACGTGGCCCACCTGGAGGCGATGATCGACCGCTATCAGGAGGAGGCCCCGCCCTTTACCGGCTTCGTGCATCCGGGGGGCACGCCCGCCGCCGCCGCCCTGCACGTGGCCCGCACGGTCGCCCGCCGCGCCGAGCGCGAGGTGATTCGCCTCGCCCATGAGGAGGAGATCGGTGAGCACGCGCAGATCTACCTCAACCGCGTCTCCGACCTGCTGTTTGTGATGGCCCGCGCCGCGAATCAGGCCGCGGGGGTGGGCGAACACGCCTGGATGGTCAAGGGGCGGCGGTAG
- a CDS encoding TIGR00282 family metallophosphoesterase produces MLRVLFVGDVYGQPGRKLLGQHLPGLRPEFDFIIVNGENAAGGFGLHREAAAAIVAAGAGCITLGNHAWHHKDVFSLMLDEQQFPIVRPLNYADPGTPGVGWRSFDVKTASGGTERLTVVNLLGRVFMEAVANPFQAMDDLLARDDLGTVFVDLHAEATSEKAALAWHLDGRVAAVIGTHTHVPTADTRILPGGTAFQTDAGFTGPHRSIIGADPEGPIQKFLTERPHRFSVAGGPAELNAVRLELESNRALSAERYRYVEEG; encoded by the coding sequence ATGTTGCGTGTGCTGTTTGTAGGGGACGTGTACGGTCAGCCGGGGCGAAAGCTGCTGGGCCAGCACCTGCCGGGGTTGCGGCCCGAGTTCGATTTCATCATCGTGAACGGCGAAAACGCGGCCGGGGGCTTCGGCCTGCACCGCGAGGCGGCGGCGGCGATCGTGGCGGCAGGGGCGGGGTGCATCACGCTGGGCAACCACGCCTGGCACCACAAGGACGTGTTTTCACTGATGCTGGACGAGCAGCAGTTCCCGATCGTCCGCCCCCTGAATTACGCCGACCCCGGCACGCCGGGCGTGGGTTGGCGCAGTTTCGACGTGAAGACGGCGAGCGGGGGCACCGAGCGGCTCACGGTCGTGAATCTGCTGGGGCGCGTCTTCATGGAGGCGGTCGCCAACCCCTTTCAGGCGATGGACGACCTGCTGGCGCGGGACGACCTCGGCACCGTCTTCGTGGACCTGCACGCGGAGGCGACGAGCGAGAAAGCGGCGCTCGCGTGGCATCTGGACGGGCGGGTGGCCGCCGTGATCGGCACGCATACCCACGTGCCCACCGCCGACACCCGCATCCTGCCGGGCGGCACCGCCTTTCAGACCGACGCGGGCTTTACCGGGCCGCACCGCAGCATCATCGGGGCCGACCCCGAGGGACCCATCCAGAAGTTCCTGACTGAGCGGCCTCACCGTTTCTCGGTGGCAGGCGGCCCAGCCGAACTCAACGCGGTGCGGCTGGAGCTGGAGAGCAACCGTGCCCTCTCCGCCGAGCGCTACCGTTACGTGGAGGAGGGCTAG
- a CDS encoding N-acetylmuramoyl-L-alanine amidase family protein, translating into MKRLILLAPLLLAPGASAAPRVWAHDGYTRAVFDLPRVTTASSAVKGQTVTVKLGLSLPAASGKLTVTGLSAYSVSGSTVTLTLTPGFSGARVEVLPAGGGQPARLVVDALRASAAVTPAQPAATPTPKPAAAVTRPASTAKVTRPRVVLDAGHGGNDPGMQSRWVRESSVNLDVALRVRRELQQHGVDVVMTRETDRHLHANKATDLDLRSRLAKNDDTAAFISIHVNASTNPAAHGVETYYFGQPMPGRSRSLAIQENGGGSVGQQLTQQATNSAQSLLGDLLVQAKLAFSRQLAQKVQASLVKATGALNRGVLTDAFYVIRNPTTPAILIEIGFGSNPVEGAKLSQEAYRERIAVSIARAILDFLNTK; encoded by the coding sequence GTGAAGCGATTGATTCTCCTCGCGCCGCTGCTGCTTGCTCCCGGCGCCTCGGCGGCTCCCCGCGTGTGGGCGCACGACGGCTACACCCGCGCCGTTTTCGACCTGCCCCGCGTGACCACGGCGAGCAGCGCCGTGAAGGGCCAGACCGTGACGGTCAAGCTCGGCCTGAGCCTCCCAGCCGCCTCGGGCAAGCTCACGGTGACGGGCCTAAGTGCCTACAGCGTCAGCGGCAGCACGGTCACCCTCACCCTGACGCCGGGCTTCTCGGGGGCGCGGGTGGAGGTGCTGCCCGCTGGGGGAGGCCAGCCCGCACGGCTGGTGGTGGATGCCCTGCGGGCCTCGGCGGCAGTGACTCCGGCGCAGCCCGCTGCCACGCCGACACCCAAACCCGCTGCCGCCGTCACCCGCCCCGCGAGCACGGCGAAGGTCACGCGCCCCCGCGTGGTGCTGGACGCCGGGCACGGCGGGAACGACCCCGGCATGCAGAGCCGCTGGGTGAGGGAATCGTCGGTCAATCTGGACGTGGCCCTGCGGGTGCGCCGCGAGCTTCAGCAACATGGAGTGGACGTGGTGATGACCCGCGAGACCGACCGCCACCTCCACGCCAACAAGGCCACCGACCTCGACCTGCGTTCCAGGCTGGCGAAAAACGATGACACCGCCGCCTTTATCAGCATCCACGTGAACGCCTCGACCAATCCGGCCGCGCACGGGGTCGAAACCTACTACTTCGGGCAACCTATGCCGGGCCGCAGCCGCAGCCTCGCCATTCAGGAAAACGGCGGCGGCTCGGTGGGCCAGCAGCTCACCCAGCAGGCCACCAACAGCGCCCAGAGCCTGCTCGGCGACCTGCTCGTGCAGGCCAAGCTCGCCTTCTCGCGCCAGCTCGCCCAGAAGGTGCAGGCGAGTCTGGTCAAAGCAACGGGGGCCTTGAACCGGGGCGTCCTCACCGACGCCTTTTACGTCATCCGCAATCCCACCACGCCCGCCATCCTGATCGAGATCGGCTTCGGTTCCAATCCTGTCGAGGGCGCCAAGCTTTCCCAGGAGGCCTACCGCGAGCGCATCGCGGTGTCCATCGCGCGGGCGATTCTGGATTTTTTGAACACGAAGTAG
- a CDS encoding HD-GYP domain-containing protein — protein sequence MLMLALASPTSPAVRPACPCGVRDDGVRRGVGEVLARLAELGVETGAVWAAAHRQPAAPELGLDAAVELLASVQGGGRGHGRRVVALAVSLAEAAGLSAEQVRAVRWGAALHDLGKVRVPREVLDKPGPLTGEERALVQGHAAWGAELLAPLPLPAASVAAVRHHHERWDGGGYPRGLRCRRIPLAARIVAIADVFDALISARPYKPAWCEREAARVILRGAGSQFDPRLARLFVREVLGFRDLLP from the coding sequence ATGCTCATGCTCGCGCTGGCTTCCCCGACCTCTCCTGCGGTGCGCCCCGCCTGTCCCTGTGGGGTCCGGGATGACGGTGTGCGCCGGGGAGTGGGAGAGGTGCTGGCCCGCCTGGCCGAGTTGGGGGTGGAAACCGGGGCCGTCTGGGCGGCGGCGCACCGCCAGCCCGCCGCTCCGGAACTGGGCCTCGATGCCGCCGTAGAGTTACTGGCCTCGGTGCAGGGCGGAGGCCGGGGCCACGGACGACGGGTGGTGGCGCTGGCTGTCTCTCTGGCCGAGGCCGCTGGGCTCTCCGCCGAGCAGGTCCGGGCGGTGCGCTGGGGGGCAGCGCTGCACGACCTCGGCAAGGTGCGGGTGCCGCGTGAGGTGCTGGACAAGCCGGGGCCGCTGACCGGGGAGGAACGGGCGCTGGTGCAGGGCCACGCAGCGTGGGGCGCCGAACTGCTCGCGCCCCTGCCGCTCCCCGCTGCCTCAGTCGCCGCCGTGCGCCACCACCACGAACGCTGGGACGGGGGCGGCTATCCCCGTGGCCTGCGCTGCCGCCGCATCCCCCTCGCGGCCCGGATCGTCGCCATCGCGGACGTGTTCGACGCCCTGATCAGCGCCCGGCCCTACAAGCCTGCCTGGTGCGAGCGCGAGGCCGCCCGCGTGATTCTGCGGGGCGCGGGCAGTCAATTCGACCCCCGCCTCGCCCGCCTCTTCGTGCGCGAGGTGCTGGGCTTCCGCGACCTGTTGCCCTGA